A genomic window from Quercus lobata isolate SW786 chromosome 10, ValleyOak3.0 Primary Assembly, whole genome shotgun sequence includes:
- the LOC115965160 gene encoding uncharacterized protein LOC115965160, with amino-acid sequence MSVGRLPSKADDRETKRARGMATPLIGFSDEDKLGTLQPHDDALVVTLKIGGYDVKRVLVYQGNAVEVMYLDLYKGLNLKPEDLTAYDSPLVSFEGKTVTLKGMIRLPIQIDSDVVEVNFIVVDAYSPYTAIVARPWLHVLGAVSSTLH; translated from the coding sequence ATGTCAGTAGGTAGACTCCCCTCCAAAGCTGACGACAGGGAGACCAAGAGGGCTAGGGGGATGGCCACGCCCCTAATcggattctcggatgaggataaacTGGGAACCctccaaccccacgacgatgccctAGTTGTCACGCTTAAGATCGGTGGATACGACGTTAAGAGGGTGCTAGTCTATCAGGGCAACGCCGTGGAAGTGATGTATCTCGACTTGTACAAGGGGTTGAACCTGAAACCGGAGGACTTAACAGCATACGATTCCCCATTAGTGAGTTTCGAGGGAAAAACCGTCACTCTAAAAGGCATGATTAGGCTACCTATACAAATAGACTCGGACGTGGTGGAGGTGAACTTCATAGTGGTAGACGCATACTCTCCCTACACCGCCATCGTAGCCCGACCGTGGCTCCACGTCCTAGGGGCTGTGTCATCAACCTTACACTAA